Proteins found in one Arthrobacter sp. U41 genomic segment:
- a CDS encoding DNA-3-methyladenine glycosylase 2 family protein translates to MDFWQRYRAIDARDTRFDGQFYTAVRTTGIYCRPSCPARTPKAGNVTFYETSAAAHDAGYRACKRCLPEAVPGTPAWNLRSDIAARAMRLINDGVINRDGVEGLAARLGYSSRQLNRILSHELGAGPLSLARAGRAQTARTLLVSTTMKVADIAFAAGFSSVRQFNETIGEVFAMTPSALRATARHHRSPAGAAVASTALTLKLPYREPFDPGVFDFLAVRAIPGIEEGSSTSYARTLRLAHGDARFRVDYDAGKAGRPLVLTIGAVDLRDLSSLLSRVRRLLDLDADPVAIVGALGSDPRLAASVAATPGMRMPGAVDPQELLVRAMIGQQITVAAARTALAQLSTAGSECLVPSEGLHRLFPSAEQIAVHGSELLRGPRRRIDAVRSAAAAMASGGLDFGYGDDLPGLESKLLPLSGVGPWTVGYVAMRVIGAPDVFLANDAAVRNGIRSLARDTDVTAVSPATPLSPDFRELSPWRSYATMHLWRAAAAARAAGRTAAQPPTQTFKQSPTQAPKKAQS, encoded by the coding sequence ATGGACTTCTGGCAGCGCTACCGGGCAATCGACGCCCGGGACACCCGGTTCGACGGGCAGTTCTACACCGCTGTCCGCACCACGGGCATCTACTGCCGGCCCTCCTGCCCCGCCCGGACACCCAAGGCGGGGAACGTCACGTTCTATGAAACGTCCGCCGCAGCGCACGACGCCGGCTACCGGGCCTGCAAACGCTGCCTGCCCGAGGCGGTCCCCGGCACGCCCGCCTGGAACCTCCGCTCCGACATCGCCGCCCGGGCCATGCGGCTGATCAACGACGGGGTGATCAACCGCGACGGCGTCGAAGGGCTCGCGGCCCGCCTCGGGTACTCCTCACGGCAGCTCAACCGGATCCTGAGCCACGAACTCGGCGCGGGTCCGCTGTCCCTCGCGCGGGCCGGCCGGGCCCAGACGGCCCGGACCCTGCTCGTCTCCACGACCATGAAAGTCGCCGACATTGCCTTCGCCGCCGGCTTCAGCAGCGTCCGCCAGTTCAACGAGACCATCGGGGAGGTCTTCGCCATGACCCCCTCGGCGCTGCGAGCCACCGCCCGGCACCACCGCTCGCCCGCCGGGGCCGCTGTGGCGTCGACGGCCCTGACCCTGAAGCTGCCGTACCGCGAGCCGTTCGACCCGGGGGTCTTCGATTTCCTCGCGGTCCGGGCCATCCCCGGCATCGAGGAAGGCTCGTCCACCTCCTACGCCCGGACGCTGCGCCTGGCCCACGGCGACGCCCGCTTCCGGGTGGACTACGACGCCGGTAAAGCCGGCCGCCCGCTGGTGCTGACCATCGGCGCCGTCGACCTCCGGGACCTGTCCTCCCTGCTCAGCCGGGTCCGCCGGCTGCTGGATCTCGACGCCGATCCGGTCGCGATCGTCGGTGCGCTGGGGTCCGATCCCCGGCTGGCAGCCAGCGTCGCCGCCACGCCCGGCATGCGGATGCCGGGCGCCGTCGACCCGCAGGAGCTGCTGGTCAGGGCCATGATCGGCCAGCAGATCACTGTCGCCGCGGCCCGGACCGCGCTCGCCCAACTGTCCACGGCCGGAAGCGAGTGCCTGGTTCCCTCCGAGGGGTTGCACCGGCTGTTCCCGAGCGCTGAACAGATCGCCGTGCACGGTTCCGAACTGCTCCGCGGCCCGCGGCGCCGCATCGACGCGGTCCGGAGCGCCGCCGCCGCGATGGCCTCGGGCGGGCTCGACTTCGGCTATGGCGATGATCTGCCCGGGCTGGAGTCCAAACTGCTGCCCCTTTCCGGGGTCGGGCCGTGGACGGTTGGCTATGTGGCGATGCGGGTGATCGGCGCCCCGGATGTCTTCCTGGCCAACGACGCGGCGGTGCGCAACGGCATCCGCTCGCTCGCCCGGGACACCGACGTCACGGCAGTGTCCCCTGCAACACCGCTGAGTCCTGACTTCCGTGAGCTCAGCCCCTGGCGCTCCTACGCCACCATGCACCTGTGGCGCGCCGCAGCGGCTGCCCGGGCCGCGGGACGCACAGCGGCGCAGCCTCCAACACAGACTTTTAAGCAATCCCCGACCCAGGCTCCAAAGAAGGCACAATCATGA
- a CDS encoding pyridoxine/pyridoxamine 5'-phosphate oxidase: MSETFRQLLRALPDFPELLPGFDPAAAPADPAELFRQWLREALAAGVTQPNACSLATADGLGRPSSRMLILKDIDADGWHFATSRASRKGRELSANPQAALNFYWQQQGRQVRAAGGVIELSAAASASDWHTRPGADGSDNPDWQLYALQPREIEFWQARHDRRHVRHRYGQQSFS; encoded by the coding sequence ATGAGCGAAACGTTCCGCCAATTGCTGCGCGCCCTGCCGGACTTCCCCGAGCTGCTCCCGGGCTTCGATCCGGCCGCCGCCCCCGCGGACCCGGCGGAACTGTTCCGCCAGTGGCTCCGGGAGGCACTGGCGGCCGGGGTAACGCAGCCGAACGCCTGCAGCCTGGCCACGGCGGACGGGCTCGGACGGCCCTCCTCCCGGATGCTGATCCTGAAGGACATCGACGCCGACGGCTGGCACTTCGCCACCTCCCGGGCCTCGCGGAAGGGCCGGGAACTCTCGGCGAATCCCCAGGCGGCGCTGAACTTCTACTGGCAGCAGCAGGGCCGGCAGGTCCGCGCCGCCGGCGGTGTCATTGAGCTGTCCGCGGCGGCGTCCGCGTCCGACTGGCACACCCGGCCCGGCGCGGACGGCAGCGACAACCCGGACTGGCAGCTGTACGCCCTCCAGCCCCGCGAGATCGAGTTCTGGCAGGCCCGGCACGACCGGCGGCATGTCCGCCACCGCTACGGCCAGCAGTCCTTCAGTTAA
- a CDS encoding adenine phosphoribosyltransferase, which produces MTRNDPSAPVGELISSLCATIPDYPKSGIVFKDLTPVFADGAALKAVVNALVEPFQGQFDAVAGVEARGFLLAAAAAYATGTGVITVRKAGKLPREVVSEDYALEYGNATLELHTTDLAPGSRVLILDDVLATGGTLGAAVRLFERCGVEVAGVGVVMELAELGGRSALSGHRVSSLLRL; this is translated from the coding sequence ATGACCAGAAATGATCCCTCCGCACCGGTGGGCGAGCTGATCAGCAGCCTCTGCGCCACCATCCCCGATTACCCCAAATCCGGGATCGTCTTCAAGGACCTGACCCCAGTATTCGCCGACGGCGCGGCACTGAAGGCTGTCGTGAACGCCCTCGTGGAGCCGTTCCAGGGCCAGTTCGACGCCGTGGCCGGGGTGGAAGCCCGCGGCTTCCTGCTCGCTGCCGCTGCGGCCTACGCCACCGGCACCGGCGTCATCACCGTCCGCAAGGCCGGCAAGCTGCCGCGTGAAGTGGTCTCCGAGGACTACGCCCTCGAATATGGCAACGCCACCCTGGAACTGCACACCACCGACCTCGCACCGGGCAGCCGCGTCCTGATCCTCGATGACGTCCTTGCCACGGGCGGCACGCTCGGCGCTGCCGTGCGGCTGTTCGAACGCTGCGGCGTCGAGGTGGCCGGTGTGGGCGTGGTTATGGAACTTGCCGAACTCGGTGGCCGGTCGGCCTTGAGCGGCCACCGGGTCAGCTCCCTGCTGCGCCTGTAG
- a CDS encoding arginine repressor, which yields MSVPPSSPGASPATKTARQARITAILTGESVRSQAELAALLADDGVQVTQATLSRDLVELGAVRVRGKEGVLVYAVPGEGGERAARSGVTQEILDARLARLCGELLVTAEASANIVVLRTPPGAANFLALAIDHSVMPSILGTIAGDDTVLLVTRDPLGGAEVAARFLQLAEEAGTG from the coding sequence GTGTCCGTCCCGCCCTCCTCCCCGGGCGCCAGCCCGGCAACCAAGACGGCCCGGCAGGCGCGGATCACCGCCATCCTGACCGGTGAATCGGTCCGCTCGCAGGCGGAGCTCGCGGCGCTGCTCGCGGACGACGGCGTCCAGGTCACCCAGGCCACGCTGTCCCGGGACCTCGTGGAGCTGGGCGCTGTCCGGGTCCGTGGCAAGGAAGGTGTGCTCGTCTACGCGGTGCCGGGCGAGGGCGGGGAACGGGCGGCCAGGAGCGGGGTCACCCAGGAAATCCTCGACGCGCGGCTGGCCCGGCTCTGCGGGGAACTGCTGGTCACCGCCGAAGCGTCCGCGAACATCGTGGTGCTGCGGACGCCTCCCGGCGCGGCCAACTTCCTGGCCCTGGCCATCGACCACTCGGTGATGCCGTCGATCCTTGGCACCATCGCCGGGGACGACACGGTGCTGCTGGTCACCCGCGATCCGCTCGGCGGGGCCGAGGTGGCCGCCCGCTTCCTGCAGCTCGCCGAGGAAGCCGGCACCGGCTGA
- the argH gene encoding argininosuccinate lyase, which yields MAEQKPEATNTGALWGGRFAGGPADALAALSKSTHFDWRLARYDIAGSQAHARVLHKAGLLDDTELEGMLDALGRLDEDVASGAYLPAESDEDVHGSLERGLIERAGTQLGGKLRAGRSRNDQVATLGRMFLRDHARIIARGVLATIDALVEQAKAHRGVAMPGRTHLQHAQPVLLSHHLLAHAWALLRDVQRFQDWDKRAGVSPYGSGALAGSSLGLDPEAVAAELGFFSATHNSIDGTASRDVFAEFAWITAMIGVDLSRVSEEVILWATKEFSFVTLHDSYSTGSSIMPQKKNPDVAELARGKAGRLIGNLTGLLATLKGLPLAYNRDLQEDKEPVFDAADTLEVLLPAVSGMIATLKFNTERMESLAPQGFALATDIAEWLVRQGVPFREAHELSGAAVKQAESRGVELWDLTDAEYAAISEHLTPEVRTVLSTEGSLKSRNSQGGTAPAAVERQLLALEGELAGVRGYAGQ from the coding sequence GTGGCTGAGCAAAAACCGGAGGCTACGAACACGGGCGCGCTCTGGGGCGGCCGCTTTGCCGGCGGCCCCGCGGACGCCCTTGCCGCGCTGAGCAAGTCCACGCACTTTGACTGGCGGCTTGCCCGCTACGACATCGCCGGGTCCCAGGCGCACGCCCGCGTGCTGCACAAGGCCGGGCTGCTGGACGACACCGAGCTCGAGGGCATGCTCGACGCCCTGGGCCGGCTGGACGAGGACGTCGCCTCCGGCGCCTACCTGCCCGCCGAGTCCGACGAGGACGTGCACGGTTCGCTGGAACGCGGACTCATCGAGCGGGCCGGCACCCAGCTCGGCGGCAAGCTCCGCGCGGGCCGGTCCCGCAACGACCAGGTGGCCACGCTCGGGCGGATGTTCCTGCGCGACCACGCCCGGATCATCGCCCGCGGTGTGCTCGCCACCATCGATGCCCTCGTGGAGCAGGCCAAAGCGCACCGGGGGGTGGCCATGCCCGGCCGCACGCACCTCCAGCACGCCCAGCCGGTGCTGCTCAGCCACCACCTGCTGGCCCACGCCTGGGCGCTGCTGCGCGATGTGCAGCGCTTCCAGGACTGGGACAAGCGTGCGGGCGTCTCCCCGTACGGCTCCGGTGCCCTGGCCGGCTCCTCGCTGGGCCTGGACCCGGAGGCGGTGGCCGCGGAGCTGGGCTTCTTCTCCGCCACGCACAACTCGATCGACGGCACCGCCTCCCGCGACGTCTTCGCCGAGTTCGCGTGGATCACGGCCATGATCGGCGTGGACCTGTCCCGGGTTTCCGAGGAGGTCATCCTGTGGGCCACCAAGGAGTTCTCCTTCGTGACCCTGCACGATTCCTACTCCACCGGCTCCTCGATCATGCCGCAGAAGAAGAACCCCGATGTGGCGGAACTGGCCCGCGGAAAGGCCGGCCGGCTGATCGGCAACCTGACCGGGCTGCTGGCCACCCTGAAGGGCCTGCCGCTCGCGTACAACCGCGATCTGCAGGAGGACAAGGAACCGGTCTTCGACGCCGCCGACACGCTGGAGGTCCTGCTCCCGGCAGTGTCCGGCATGATCGCGACGCTGAAGTTCAACACCGAACGGATGGAATCGCTGGCGCCGCAGGGCTTCGCGCTGGCGACGGACATCGCCGAATGGCTGGTCCGCCAGGGGGTTCCGTTCCGCGAGGCGCATGAGCTCTCCGGTGCCGCGGTCAAGCAGGCCGAAAGCCGCGGCGTCGAACTCTGGGACCTCACGGACGCGGAATACGCCGCCATCTCGGAGCACCTGACGCCTGAGGTCCGCACGGTCCTGAGCACGGAAGGCTCGCTGAAAAGCCGCAACTCCCAGGGCGGCACCGCACCGGCCGCCGTCGAGCGCCAGCTGCTGGCCCTCGAGGGTGAGCTTGCCGGCGTGCGCGGGTACGCGGGGCAGTAA
- a CDS encoding DNA-3-methyladenine glycosylase, with protein sequence MSLTPSAAAPARGLPAGGLRELLSADARQVAPLLLGAVLTHEGREGKVSVRITEVEAYLGPHDSPHPDPGSHTFRGATARNAPMFGPAGHLYVYFTYGMHHCANIVCGPEGTASAVLLRAGEIVAGEELARTRRPTSKSPKDLASGPARLATALGITTADSGRDALGAPFRLDLPAAAAAEVSAGPRVGVSGAGGTRDYPWRFWLSGDPTVSRYKAAKVRLI encoded by the coding sequence ATGAGTTTGACTCCTTCTGCCGCTGCGCCCGCCCGTGGACTCCCGGCCGGCGGACTGCGGGAGCTCCTGTCCGCGGATGCCCGTCAGGTGGCGCCGCTGCTGCTTGGCGCGGTCCTGACGCATGAGGGGCGTGAGGGCAAGGTGTCCGTGCGGATCACCGAGGTGGAGGCCTACCTGGGCCCGCACGACTCGCCCCACCCGGATCCCGGCTCGCACACCTTCCGCGGCGCCACCGCCCGCAACGCTCCGATGTTCGGCCCGGCCGGCCATCTGTATGTCTACTTCACCTACGGCATGCACCACTGCGCCAACATTGTGTGCGGCCCGGAGGGCACCGCCTCAGCGGTGCTGCTGCGCGCCGGCGAGATCGTGGCAGGGGAGGAGCTGGCCCGCACCCGCCGGCCGACGTCGAAATCCCCGAAGGACCTCGCGAGCGGACCCGCCCGGCTCGCGACGGCGCTCGGCATCACGACCGCCGACAGCGGCCGGGACGCCCTCGGGGCCCCGTTCCGGCTGGACCTTCCGGCCGCAGCCGCTGCTGAGGTCAGCGCGGGACCGCGCGTCGGCGTCTCCGGCGCAGGCGGCACCCGCGACTACCCCTGGCGCTTCTGGCTGAGCGGAGACCCGACCGTCTCCCGCTACAAGGCCGCAAAGGTGCGCCTGATCTAG
- a CDS encoding maleylpyruvate isomerase family mycothiol-dependent enzyme — protein sequence MTTITPEKLLEELRRAAGVVAGITATFTDEDIKAPSELPAWTRGHVLAHLSGIANAMARQLEFAAQGDSIELYDGGFEGRTRAIDLAAGHTPAEHRADLDAALDRALRAFEALDDTGWQAPISFRGGVVFDGGLALWRELVIHTTDLGTGRGPETWSRPFCGHLFEFLAARVPDGERFVLQPMGLPGVSIGTPGGRSTVINGMLTDIAAWLAGRTPTLGSLRATAAADGVDLPALLPWPSGVPATR from the coding sequence ATGACCACCATCACACCGGAAAAACTCCTGGAAGAGCTGCGCCGGGCCGCCGGCGTCGTGGCCGGAATCACCGCCACCTTCACGGACGAGGACATCAAAGCGCCCTCGGAACTGCCGGCCTGGACCCGCGGCCACGTGCTGGCCCACCTTAGCGGCATCGCCAACGCGATGGCGCGGCAGCTGGAATTCGCGGCCCAGGGCGACAGCATCGAACTCTACGACGGCGGCTTTGAAGGCCGGACCCGCGCCATCGACCTGGCCGCCGGACACACCCCGGCCGAACACCGGGCCGACCTGGACGCCGCCCTGGACCGGGCACTGCGCGCCTTCGAGGCGCTGGACGATACCGGCTGGCAGGCACCCATCAGCTTCCGCGGGGGAGTGGTGTTCGACGGCGGCCTGGCGCTCTGGCGCGAGCTCGTCATCCACACCACCGACCTCGGGACCGGCCGTGGCCCGGAAACCTGGAGCCGGCCGTTCTGCGGGCACCTCTTCGAATTCCTGGCGGCGCGGGTTCCGGACGGGGAGCGGTTTGTCCTCCAGCCGATGGGCCTGCCGGGCGTGTCCATCGGCACCCCCGGCGGCCGGTCGACCGTCATCAACGGGATGCTGACCGACATCGCGGCCTGGCTCGCGGGACGCACGCCGACCCTCGGCAGCCTGCGCGCCACCGCGGCGGCCGACGGCGTGGACCTCCCCGCCCTGCTGCCGTGGCCGTCCGGGGTTCCCGCCACCCGCTAG
- a CDS encoding methylated-DNA--[protein]-cysteine S-methyltransferase gives MKAQLLTMSTPDGPFTIIARDGAVLASGWTAVPGELTGQIHPDLLPGEYETVTGMGAISDAVEAFYSENPEPAMAVPVLQKSGPFRGHAWDILRTVAPGHPVTYTEYAERSGNVKAVRAAASACAFNAAALFVPCHRVIRTDGSLGGFRWGLAIKESLLDRERRQAAELA, from the coding sequence ATGAAAGCCCAGTTGTTGACCATGTCCACCCCGGACGGCCCGTTCACCATCATCGCCCGGGACGGCGCCGTGCTGGCCTCGGGCTGGACCGCGGTGCCCGGCGAGCTGACCGGGCAGATCCATCCGGACCTGCTGCCGGGCGAATACGAGACGGTCACCGGAATGGGCGCCATCTCCGACGCGGTGGAGGCGTTCTACTCCGAAAACCCGGAACCGGCCATGGCGGTGCCGGTACTGCAGAAGTCCGGTCCGTTCCGGGGCCATGCCTGGGACATCCTCCGCACCGTCGCTCCGGGACACCCCGTGACCTACACCGAATACGCGGAACGGTCCGGAAATGTGAAGGCCGTCCGCGCCGCGGCCAGCGCCTGCGCCTTCAACGCGGCGGCGCTGTTCGTGCCCTGCCACCGGGTGATCCGCACCGACGGCAGCCTGGGCGGGTTCCGCTGGGGGCTGGCCATCAAGGAGAGCCTGCTGGACCGGGAGCGCCGGCAGGCCGCCGAGCTGGCGTAA
- a CDS encoding argininosuccinate synthase, producing MTERIVLAYSGGLDTSVAIGWIGEATGAEVIAVAVDVGQGGESLETIRQRALGCGAVEAYVADASDEFANEYCMPALKANALYQGHYPLVSAISRPVIVKHLVKAAREFGATTVAHGCTGKGNDQVRFEVGIQTLGPDLKCIAPVRDLALTRDKAIAFAEEKGLPIETTKKNPYSIDQNVWGRAVETGYLEDIWNAPTKDIYDYTATPEFPPAPDEVIISFEAGIPVAIDGVKVTPLQAIKELNRRAGAQGVGRIDVVEDRLVGIKSREIYEAPGAMALITAHKHLEDITVEREQARFKATVGQRWSELVYDGQWFSPLKRSLDAFIEDTQRYVTGDIRMTLHGGQAIVNGRRSGTSLYDFDLATYDTGDTFDQSMARGFIELWGMSAKVASGRDIRVAGK from the coding sequence GTGACTGAGCGTATTGTGCTGGCCTACTCCGGTGGCCTGGATACTTCCGTAGCCATCGGCTGGATCGGTGAAGCGACCGGCGCCGAGGTTATTGCCGTAGCGGTCGACGTCGGACAGGGCGGCGAGTCGCTGGAGACGATCCGGCAGCGCGCCCTGGGCTGCGGCGCCGTCGAGGCCTACGTCGCCGATGCGAGCGACGAGTTCGCCAACGAGTACTGCATGCCCGCGCTGAAGGCCAACGCCCTCTACCAGGGCCACTACCCGCTGGTTTCCGCGATCTCGCGGCCCGTGATCGTCAAGCACCTGGTCAAGGCCGCCCGCGAATTCGGCGCCACCACCGTCGCCCACGGCTGCACCGGCAAGGGCAACGACCAGGTCCGCTTCGAAGTCGGCATCCAGACCCTCGGCCCGGACCTGAAGTGCATCGCCCCGGTCCGGGACCTTGCCCTGACCCGCGACAAGGCCATCGCCTTCGCCGAGGAAAAGGGACTGCCGATCGAGACCACCAAAAAGAACCCGTACTCGATCGACCAGAACGTCTGGGGCCGCGCCGTCGAAACCGGCTACCTCGAGGACATCTGGAACGCCCCCACCAAGGACATCTACGACTACACCGCCACCCCGGAATTCCCGCCGGCCCCCGATGAAGTCATCATCTCCTTCGAGGCAGGCATCCCGGTCGCGATCGACGGCGTCAAAGTCACCCCGCTGCAGGCCATCAAGGAACTCAACCGCCGCGCCGGCGCCCAGGGCGTCGGCCGGATCGACGTCGTCGAGGACCGCCTCGTTGGCATCAAGTCCCGCGAAATCTACGAGGCACCCGGCGCGATGGCGCTGATCACGGCGCACAAGCACCTCGAGGACATCACGGTCGAGCGCGAGCAGGCCCGCTTCAAGGCAACCGTCGGCCAGCGCTGGTCCGAGCTGGTCTACGACGGCCAGTGGTTCTCGCCGCTCAAGCGCTCGCTCGATGCCTTCATCGAGGACACCCAGCGCTACGTCACCGGCGACATCCGAATGACCCTGCACGGCGGCCAGGCGATCGTCAACGGACGCCGCTCCGGGACCTCGCTCTACGACTTCGACCTTGCCACCTACGACACCGGTGACACCTTCGACCAGTCGATGGCACGCGGCTTCATCGAGCTGTGGGGCATGTCCGCCAAGGTCGCCTCCGGCCGCGACATCCGCGTCGCCGGAAAGTAG
- the argF gene encoding ornithine carbamoyltransferase produces MTAPAATRHFLKDTDLTPAEQAEVLDLAVRMKAAPYSVQPFAAEGSGRKTVAVIFDKTSTRTRVSFATGVADMGGNALIINPGEAQIGHKESVEDTARVLERMVSTIVWRTGAHSGLVAMADNSRVPVINALCDDYHPCQLLADLLTIKEHKGDLAGLTMSYLGDSANNMANSYLLAGVTAGMHVRVAGPDGYLPSPRIIAAAEDRAAETGGSVLVTVDPAEALLGADVVATDTWVSMGQEDEKESRLQLFRDYAVDEAAMKLAAPDAVVLHCLPAYRGYEIAAAVIDGPQSVVWDEAENRLHAQKALMAWLMHRSGLAIVEGLAPVEGLG; encoded by the coding sequence GTGACCGCTCCAGCAGCCACCCGCCACTTCCTCAAGGACACCGACCTGACCCCGGCCGAGCAGGCCGAGGTCCTGGACCTCGCCGTCCGGATGAAGGCCGCCCCGTACAGCGTGCAGCCCTTCGCCGCGGAAGGCAGCGGCCGCAAAACCGTCGCCGTGATCTTCGACAAGACCTCCACCCGGACGAGGGTATCCTTCGCCACGGGAGTCGCGGACATGGGCGGCAATGCGCTCATTATCAACCCGGGCGAGGCACAGATCGGCCACAAGGAATCCGTCGAGGACACCGCCAGGGTCCTGGAGCGCATGGTGTCCACCATCGTGTGGCGCACCGGCGCCCACTCCGGGCTGGTCGCCATGGCGGACAACTCGCGCGTGCCGGTCATCAACGCCCTCTGCGACGACTACCACCCCTGCCAGCTCCTCGCTGACCTGCTCACCATCAAGGAACACAAGGGCGACCTGGCGGGCCTGACCATGAGCTACCTCGGCGACTCCGCCAACAACATGGCCAACTCCTACCTGCTGGCCGGTGTCACCGCGGGCATGCACGTCCGCGTCGCCGGCCCCGACGGCTACCTGCCGTCCCCCCGGATCATCGCGGCGGCCGAAGACCGTGCGGCGGAGACCGGCGGCTCGGTGCTCGTCACGGTGGATCCGGCCGAGGCGCTGCTCGGAGCCGACGTCGTCGCCACCGACACCTGGGTGTCCATGGGCCAGGAGGACGAGAAGGAATCCCGGCTGCAGCTGTTCCGCGACTACGCCGTGGACGAGGCCGCGATGAAGCTCGCGGCCCCGGACGCCGTCGTGCTCCACTGCCTGCCCGCCTACCGAGGCTATGAGATCGCCGCGGCCGTGATCGACGGGCCGCAGTCCGTCGTCTGGGACGAGGCCGAGAACCGGCTGCACGCCCAGAAGGCCCTGATGGCCTGGCTGATGCACCGCTCCGGCCTGGCTATTGTCGAGGGGCTGGCGCCGGTCGAAGGGCTCGGATAG